From a single Gavia stellata isolate bGavSte3 chromosome 15, bGavSte3.hap2, whole genome shotgun sequence genomic region:
- the ACD gene encoding adrenocortical dysplasia protein homolog, translating to MSSPKVYVLQPWIANLLVNYEQLDANENLLAGQVLRVLSDSTAPGQPGVLQDAVLQVSDGSYYIRVVITSEALRAEENTHMQLRLSSLICRIIVLQKYTVCFREEARLEDCEFYLTAQRFIVLPMERQRLESSDGNQEPSVLQKIKELWLRSLALKNAPSSEPSISQLIDAIGQNQLEVLKENAEECLDLRMPNDTPATVKDEVPVTQWEAERKKEQGEDIFTVPANTLVIPPEEEAVACDASKADTSEATPGKSDDDRTVPGDSSVVSQASPAESTALSESSEGSLDNPWNRLPPISLTLNSSGEKTLQHDLSPKTQQDVAADSNTPDLLEPCSQDTPEGLPQGEPVQTSSPSLLCSYGNTSPVEAGTTRATSAAEAACDAPCAAQGPQVSGGSQATLPSLSPAFPVLPSSRLQSLSEGTPHREQADSSGTAFPPDTLKHGLARARTQGGDAVGAKRKLLAGDGQALLALSGRQHPRSAPWGRGRDTGRRVELVSTRGAKKSRKEDTGLRHGKQLSEEEEEEASPASGPSSRPEQRRALQPYVKEKPVQYRYEAPSSELCERIRSVRISKAMLKWACWILTDREVDS from the exons ATGTCTTCTCCTAAAGTCTACGTCTTGCAGCCTTGGATTGCCAACCTCTTGGTGAATTACGAGCAGCTGGATGCCAATGAGAATCTCCTCGCTGGGCAGGTCCTGCGG GTTTTGAGTGACTCAACTGCTCCAGGCCAACCTGGGGTCCTCCAAGATGCCGTCCTACAGGTCTCAGATGGGTCCTACTACATCCGCGTGGTCATTACGTCCGAAGCTCTGCGGGCGGAGGAAAA CACCCACATGCAGCTCAGGCTTTCCAGCCTTATTTGCAGAATTATCGTCTTGCAGAAGTACACGGTGTGTTTCCGGGAGGAGGCCAGGCTG GAGGACTGCGAGTTTTACCTCACAGCCCAGCGGTTCATCGTGCTGCCCatggagaggcagaggttggAGTCATCTGACGG GAACCAGGAgccctctgtgctgcagaagaTAAAGGAGCTCTGGCT GAGGAGTCTCGCTCTGAAGAACGCTCCCAGCTCAG AGCCATCCATCTCTCAGTTGATCGATGCCATAGGACAGAACCAGCTGGaggttttgaaggaaaatgctGAGGAATGCTTGGATTTACGGATGCCCAATGACACCCCAGCGACAGTGAAGGACGAGGTTCCTGTCACCCAGTGGGAGGCAGAGCGCAAGAAAGAG CAGGGTGAGGACATCTTCACGGTCCCAGCCAACACCCTGGTGATCCCTccagaggaggaagcagttgCTTGCGATGCTTCCAAGGCAG ACACAAGCGAGGCAACTCCCGGGAAGAGTGATGATGACAGGACAGTGCCGGGCGACTCAAGTGTTGTATCCCAAGCCAGCC CCGCAGAGTCAACAGCCTTGTCGGAGAGCTCGGAGGGATCCCTGGACAacccctggaacaggctcccccCAATATCTTTGACCCTGAACTCTTCGGGTG AGAAGACCTTACAACACGACCTTTCACCAAAGACCCAGCAAGATGTGGCTGCTGACAGCAACACCCCTGACTTGCTGGAACCGTGCAGCCAGGACACTCCCGAGGGCTTGCCGCAGGGAGAGCCAGTGCAgacctcttctccctccctgctttgCTCCTACGGCAATACCAGTCCGGTGGAGGCCGGCACCACCCGGGCAACGTCAGCTGCGGAGGCAGCCTGCGATGCCCCCTGCGCTGCTCAAGGCCCGCAGGTATCGGGGGGCTCTCAGGCCACCCTGCCATCTCTTTCTCCGGCTTTTCCTGTCTTGCCCAGCAGCCGCTTGCAATCCCTGTCCGAAGGGACGCCTCACAGGGAGCAGGCGGACTCCAGTGGCACAGCTTTCCCTCCAGATACGTTGAAGCACGGTCTGGCTCGTGCCAGGACCCAGGGAGGAGATGCTGTGGGTGCCAAGAGGAAGCTGCTGGCGGGAGATGGCCAGGCGCTGCTGGCCCTCAGTGGGCGGCAGCATCCCCGAAGTGccccatggggcagggggagagacACAGGCAGGAGGGTGGAGCTCGTGAGCACACGGGGCGCaaagaagagcagaaaggaagacaCGGGGCTGCGGCATGGAAAGCAGCTctctgaggaagaggaggaggaagcatcCCCAGCAAGcggccccagctccaggccgGAGCAGCGCAGAGCTCTGCAGCCG TACGTGAAGGAGAAGCCGGTCCAGTACAGATACGAGGCACCAAGCTCCGAGCTCTGCGAGCGGATAAGATCTGTCAG GATCTCGAAGGCGATGCTGAAGTGGGCGTGCTGGATACTCACAGACAGGGAGGTGGACTCCTGA
- the LOC132318243 gene encoding C-signal-like yields the protein MAGLQVCSVLVTGANRGIGLGLVRQFLGLPNPPKWVFAACRDPKGQRAQELQNLASKHSNLVIIPLEVTDPASIKAAAARVGEHLGGAGLNLLINNAGIAKLNSLDTETLEDMTQIYTTNTIGPLLLSQAFLPLLKKAAQRSPGSALSCSKAAIINMSSCGGSIASPFGWDLMQVVSYRCSKAALNMLTKCQSLGYREHGILCVALHPGWVQTDMGSSAGHVAPVTVDASVQGMLKVLSSLSEKDTGTFLDWEGKVVPW from the exons ATGGCAGGACTTCAGGTCTGCTCCGTTCTGGTGACTGGGGCCAACCGGGGAATCGGCCTGGGGCTTGTCCGGCAGTTCCTGGGGCTGCCAAACCCACCCAAGTGGGTCTTCGCGGCTTGTCGGGACCCCAAGGGACAGCGAGCGCAG GAGTTACAGAATTTGGCCTCCAAGCACTCCAACCTGGTCATCATCCCTCTCG AAGTCACCGATCCCGCCAGCATcaaggcagctgcagccagagTCGGGGAGCACctggggggcgcggggctgaaCCTCCTCATCAACAACGCTGGAATTGCCAAGTTGAACTCACTTGATACCGAAACGCTGGAGGACATGACCCAGATTTACACCACCAACACGATCGGGCCCCTGCTGCTGAGCCAG GCGTTCCTGCCCTTGCTGAAGAAGGCTGCCCAGAGGAGCCCGGGCTCAGCGCTGAGCTGCAGCAAGGCAGCCATCATCAACATGTCCAGCTGTGGGGGCTCCATCGCTTCTCCTTTTGGTTGGGATCTGATGCAAGTTGTCTCCTACCGCTGCAGCAAG GCTGCTCTGAACATGCTGACCAAGTGCCAGTCCCTGGGGTACCGGGAGCACGGCATCCTCTGCGTTGCTCTCCACCCTGGCTGGGTGCAAACAGACATGGGGAGCTCAGCCGGACACGTG GCCCCTGTGACGGTGGACGCCAGTGTGCAAGGGATGCTGAAGgtgctctcctccctctccGAGAAGGACACCGGCACCTTCCTGGACTGGGAAGGGAAGGTCGTGCCCTGGTGA
- the LOC104264737 gene encoding C-signal-like, translating to MAALARSVLVTGSNRGIGLELVRQLAASPQPPQHIFATCRDPEGPRGKALRELAAQHPSIKLVQLDTVNLPSIRGAVRAVGSHLKDQGLNLLINNAGVSSHATLRSLDLQEMLSVFATNVVGPLQVAKEFLPLLEKAAMGVGKEGLSCSRAAVINVSTKLGSIGLCLGVLEAPMYPYRASKAAQNMVTRCMAAELQDKGILCTAIHPGWVKTDMGTEKAPLTVEHSVRGILTVLASLSQDTSGAFLDWEGNSLPW from the exons ATGGCTGCGCTGGCTCGGAGCGTCCTAGTGACGGGGTCCAACCGGGGCATCGGGTTGGAGCTCGTGAGGCAGCTTGccgccagcccccagcccccgcAGCACATCTTTGCCACCTGCCGAGACCCCGAGGGTCCGAGAGGGAAG GCCCTGCGAGAATTAGCTGCGCAGCACCCCAGCATCAAACTGGTCCAGCTAG ACACAGTGAACTTGCCCAGCATCCGAGGGGCCGTACGGGCTGTGGGGTCTCATCTGAAGGACCAGGGCTTGAACCTGCTCATCAACAACGCAGGCGTCAGCTCGCACGCCACGCTGCGCTCCTTGGATTTGCAGGAAATGCTCTCTGTGTTTGCCACCAATGTGGTCGGGCCACTCCAGGTTGCCAAG GAATTTCTGCCGCTCCTGGAGAAGGCAGCGATGGGCgtggggaaggaggggctgagctgcagcagggccGCGGTCATCAACGTCTCCACCAAACTGGGCTCCATCGGGCTGTGCCTCGGGGTGCTGGAGGCCCCCATGTACCCGTACCGTGCCAGCAAG GCTGCCCAGAACATGGTGACGAGGTGCATGGCTGCGGAGCTCCAAGACAAGGGCATCTTGTGCACGGCCATCCATCCTGGCTGGGTGAAGACCGACATGGGGACGGAGAAG GCACCCCTGACGGTGGAGCACAGTGTGCGGGGCATCCTGACCGTGCTGGCCAGCCTCTCACAGGACACCTCCGGAGCCTTCCTCGACTGGGAAGGGAACAGCCTGCCCTGGTGA